The following nucleotide sequence is from Oxyura jamaicensis isolate SHBP4307 breed ruddy duck chromosome 24, BPBGC_Ojam_1.0, whole genome shotgun sequence.
ttACCTCCTGGGCTCTGCTATTTCCTAAGATAGCTGGATCCCTCCTCTCTTAGCTACTGCCTGCTGTATACAACTCTTAAGCTCTACAGACCGTAGTGGAGACGTCTCCTACCCTGGAGGCTAAGCAGAGCAGCTTAAGATGGCCTTCCTAGGGGGGAGGGAGAGCTCCCCAAACTCCTTTCTGCAGCAAGAGCTCCCTTAAGTTCCTTCTTTCTCCTAACACTGTAAGTTAACAGCCTTATTGGTTCCCCTCTTACCTTGGCAAACGGCCAGAATGGGGGCACCTCTGCTGTGCCTTCCTGCCACGTGCCATGCTAACTGCCTCACCTCCACTCCTtgtgttgctttgctttgctccaCAGAGTTTTATCCTCGCCTTGTTGCAGCCAAGCTCTACCTTCGTGCCAGGCGCACTGTGGACACCTGCCTgtggcagctctgggcagccaggCCTGGGGATCCTCCTGTCCAGGGCTTGcacctgccctgcccagccagctcctgaCCTGGAGATGAAACAAGGACATGGTAAGTGTGACAACCAAAAAGCATTACAAGTAAAAAATGGACCCATTCCCAGTGGTCAGTAATCCTAGACTATAATAAATAACTCTGCTACTAATTAACATTGCTTTCTGTGTCTAAGTGGAGAAGCCACATACTTCGATTCAGAGTGGGTTGGGGCAGTGAGTAGTCCCCTAAACTAAGTGTACCACTCCTAAATCTCATTAGCACCCAAAGATAATGTCTTCAGAGCCTCGAACTGAATGCTTCTGAGCACACCCCCACCTTGGACCCAGCAGATGGGTTTGGTCTAATCCACAGCAACTGCAGTTACAACACAATGAAGTTAAACGTGCAGGGGGGAAATAGGGCTACCCACCCCCATAATTACAGTACATGCACCTTACAAGCAGCATATAAGTCAGTCCTATACTTAATACCATATTCAGTTGGGGTCCAAATACATACCAATACTGCCATAGGGagataaagcaggaaaaatcaCTGACTGGGTCTGTGGGAAAGTTGCACAGCTATTACCTGTAAAATGGCAAGCCCTCCCTAAAAGAAGTGGAAAGCCCGTAACGTAAGGCAAGTAACACATAAACTCTTTTGCTATGTTTAAAGTCAAGACAAAGTCAGCAGAAGAGGGAATCACTGCAACTACACAAAAGGATGTCCAGAAATGGGACATAAGGAGACCAAAACACCGTAGCAAAGGGAATTGTGATGTTCTCAACCTCAATTGCTGCCCGCAGAGGAGAAGCTTGTCAGGCAGGACACCTAGCGTTTATgtacagaaaaagcatttaccTAAACTTACTAGAAGGAATTCAAAACACCAAATTGCTGGTCATTGTTAAACAGCTCTGGGCCATCAGGTCACTGCTGTAACATGCCATCTACCAAAAGGTGGGCAGCCTGGGAAATGCTGACTGGCAGGTCCACCTTCAACTCTAGACAAAACGGGGGAGtctatataataaaaaatgatcCCAAGATCTGCCAGTCAGCGTGCTCTCTgcaaaaggaaatgggaaatacTGCCTCACAGCCTCAAGCTCTCCTCACCGCAAACAGCACACACCCAGCGGACAGCGTAATGAAACAAGATGTTCAAAAAGCCTTGGGCACGGCTCCACACTATCAGTTATTAGAGAAACTAAGTCAATCTGTAATGACATTTCACTGCTTACCATCTAGTACACCTCCAGGGAATGCTTAGGTCATTGTGGAGCACTCTGTCCTCCGAGTGCGCTCTCTTTTCCTCATATGTTGTAACAACTTGCTGATAGCTAGACCCACACCTTTCAAGATCCTTCAACAATTAATTGTGTCACAAGTCCAAATTCTTATCTGGGTACAAAGAGGTTCTTTCTAAACACTGCTCTGAGTGTTTAGAGTTGAGCCATCAGAGAAGGGGAGGTGACAACCTTGGCCCAAGattacaaaacatttctttgtgtAGCCTGTGTCCTCAGATAAGTGGGACCCTGGGAAGAAGCAGTGGTTGCCTTAACTCGCTCTCTTCTGCTGTAATTCAGCACTTTGGATCAGGAAATAGTGAGCGGCCCCGTATCTTCAGCTATCTACCCGCTTCATCTGTTACACACAACAGGGAAACAATCTACCGGACAGCCCTGGGCTGTGGTGGCCTGGGAAAGCCTCTAACAGCTGTAGGAAACATGCAGAAAGAGGCAAAGACAAAGCTGGTGTGACAGTACCTCTCCTGGAGCCGCAAGCCCTGCCATGCTGTGAGTGTCTGGGTAGTGTACTCCAACATCCAGAGTTTGTAGAACAGCATCATATTGAGAATGACCAGCAACACCAGACTGCaaataaaggaatgaaaaaaaaaaaaagagatgtttacTGTGAGCACTGCTGCCCCATTGCCTGCCTGTCACACCTGGGGAAACACCCAGAGCTTTAACGAGGTTTCTGGGGCCCAGGTCCACGCTGAACGTGAGTGGGAATTTGTGTAAGGGCCAAGTGATCAGAACCCAAAACTTCACCATGTGGGAGGGATGTGTGAgcaaggacagacagacagggaTGATGGATGGATGAGACAGGCTGGCTGAGTGGATGTGCTGAATgcagaaaagggggggggggggaggggaggggagagaggtttgtttttttaaaaaaaaaaaaagacagtaccTGAAACAGATCCTAAtgggagcagggaagagaaaagacGGAGTAGCTGCAGGTTAGAAACAGACTGACAGAGAACGGGAGAAActgggctgagcagagagggTTTATAGACAGTACAGAAGATAaatggcagggaggagggaagaaaggaacagggagaaaagacgccagagggaaagaaataacCAGGCTTGCAATTAATGTGGAAATTCACCCAGGAAAAGATGAGCAGTGTGTAGCTCCTGTCGACACATACAAAGCGCCCATCGCAGGGCACTAACACGGAAATGCACGTTGCACACATCCAGCCCTACCCATTCCCACCTTATGCCAAGGTAGGAACACCACCGCAGGCTGGGCAGCCACTGAGTTCACCAGATACTGTCAggctcctctcttccctcctccaccGCCACGCATGCACATTTCCACTCTCTTTACCAGCGCAAGTGGTGGCTCAGGGATTAGGCTCAAAAATAACATGCTCGTGGCTGTCTCTGAATAGTGCGGCTGTTCTGCTGGAAGAATGGCCCCTCTGTAGCCCAGCTCAGGCAGGCGGGTAGCAACCGGCCAGAAAAGTATTCTGAAAACATGACGGAGAGCTCATTCAGCACTCTAAACTAAGCTAGTAACCTGTAAGGAGGGAGCATCATAAAGCTTTTGTGCCTTGCTACCCACCTGTCTAGCCACAGAAGAGAGCACCTGGCTGCCTACCCAAAGCATCTGTCACTTGGCCTGTCACATTTCTCCAACTGCTCTGGGTTGTTGCTGTAAACCTCTGCAGTCGTCCCCATTGGGAAAAGGGGATGCAGAACGGTGCTCAATTTGAGACAGCAACTAACCTCAGTCTGCCGCTCTCAGCTGCTTCGCACCTCACTAAAAAGTGAGTGGAGCTTAAGAAAAGAATGAGCACAAGTTCTGCTGTACCTCCAGGGTTAACATGAGGTTTTCAGTTTCCTTAGTGATGGAAAGAAACCTGCTATGGCTGGACTCCTGCTGTAGATTGTGCTGCTTCACAGAACCGCTCCAGCTACAGCTGCAGCACCAACCCATGAAAGCTACTGGCAGCCCGAAACACAGCGAAACCATGAACCCTGCTGGGTTGTCCACATAAAGACCGAGTCACTGTGCTGTGAGGGCCCCGTGCCCGGCTCACTCTGAGCACACATCCAGCAAGTCCACGACTAGCAACTGGGAAAGGTGGTGGCAGAGAAAGGACACAAACTAAAGCATAGTTCTTGCTGCTGAACTAGTGAAACCATGTCAAGTCTCTCTTGCCTCATGTGTTTCTATCCTTACTGTGCAGATAGCATCTCTGAACGGTCCAGCTCCTTTCTCAGAGAGTACCTCTCACCAAAATCACTACCCAGGATCAGACATTTCAAAGTACCCAAATACGTTTTGCCAGTCCAGAGAAAAGAACAGACTCCTCACATACACCAAGCCCTGCTGTGGTAGCACAGTAAACTGCCAGAGAGCTTTGTGGTCATCTTTCATGATAATAGCTAGCTTGTTAgtatttaaattagaaaaaaaaaaaagtttttagatGTCACTTTAGATgaagaaattaatcaaaatctctaaaataaaaaaagcctcTTACTAGTTGTCAGATTTTGTCTAACTGTTGACTTGCCTCTCCAAagtgagggaaagaaaagactttaaaaaaaaaaaaatagatctggAAAAACCTGCAGAGCCAGATCAGTGTCTGGCTAGGCACTGGCCAAAGCTGGGATCAAGCCAGACCAAGCAGCTGATGGAACATTTGGGGGAAAAtttaattcattcttttctgcctgtcattgttttgctctgtgctgagcaAAATTTGGGACCAGAGAGGaagtagagaaaagaaaataaatggcacaGGGGAGCACAGAACACTAGACACATGAGAGGACCAAAGTAAaggcagagcaaaaaaaaaaatgacttacaCAAAACTGATGACGAGGAGCAGCTTGGAGACACTCTGCAGGTGGAAGCCACTTGGGCTCTCCTCAGGGATGTGCCGTGTCTGAGTGGAACCTAAGGAGACAGATGGGTTTGTTCAGGCTATGAAATGCTGCCCGAAGGGAagggcaacattttttttctaccaatCCCTCCATCTTACCCAAAAAATCATAATGCGTCCATCGCTCTGCAAATCCCTGGCCCCTCTGCCCGTTAACCCTCCACGAACAAAGCTGTGGTTTGTCTCTGGAGGTGTCCAGCTCTCCACCCCCAAGTGTGAGGTCCCTGCAGTCCCTCACCTGCCACATGCTTGATTCGGTGAGCAACCTCCTCGTCCGTGGGGGTGGTGACGGGACTCAGCACCTCCTCCAAGTGTGGCACCCGCAGGTGGGCATGAGCCCGTTTCCGCCGGCGGACGGTTGATTGCTTGCTCACTTTCTCTTTGGGGGATTGTCGGTGGACCTCAGCCAGGTATGTGCTCTCGGTTTTGGTCAGTTCACTTTCTGCAGAGGCAGCgaggaaagaaagcatttaataGAGATGGCAATAGCCTTGCAAAGATACAAACCCCTGGCACGGATGCTGGATGGAGTTCAGCTGGGCCAAGCACCCTGGCAGGGTCTGAGGTGGCTGTGCCGGGGTACGCACTACAGCTCCCTTACACCTTCAGCCAAACCCTGACCCCAGACTGCCTGCACTCATCTCAGAGAGGAGCTGATGGCCAGCAAGTACCACCAGCTGCACTGGCAATGACTTTGGCCGGCCCTTTTTAAAAGCCCCTCTGAAGCCTAATCCCCAgaaggctggcagcagctaCCACACCTTTATGCTGCCTGCTTGCAGGGAGGCACACATAAACCATAAGTGTGCCCCTGTCGTGGCCGCAGCTCCAGTCCTCGCCACTCTTACCCAAATGACGGAAATAATCTTCTAGGCCGCTCCAGAAATTTTTCTCGATGAAGGACTTCACCAGCCCCCACGGCTGTTTTCTGTAACGTAGTTCTGTGGAAACCCTGTGTGGAAAGGGGAAAGTCGCTCTCAATTTTGCTTCCAGGAGGTTACATCAATTCACAATCCTTTGTCAATgcatatgtaaaaaataatgatgctcACACTTATTTCTGGAAGGGTTTCAGCCCTTTGTGTTTCTAGGTGAGCAGCATTGCATGAAAAGTCCTTCCAAAGGCAGTGGCAGTAAGGCCTCAAGAGGACTCCCAAGACCTTCAGCCATGGGGCAGGCAGACATTTAGATTACTTATCAGAGTGAAACACAAATACTTTAGTTTCCCCTGGTACCAAATCCCTGTTTGTCCCCCAAAGTGCTTCTCAGAGGCACAGTCTTAGAGcatttagtttgttttgtatgGCAGCTGTCCCTGCTTCAAAGAAGGGGGCAAGAGTAGTCTGTAAATTCTTCTCCCTGACCCAGATGTAACTCCTCTGCAACAGAGAAATGGGGCTTAATTCTCCCCAGCCCCTTCTACCCCTCCAGAAAGAAGCACTCCCACCCCCGGGTGACTTTAGATCATCAATAAAGCTGTTGAGCCCACCAGCATACCTGAGTCGGCTTTTGTTTCTGGCAACACGAGTCAACGTGTAGCGGTTAATGGTGTAGAAATAATCGTGGTAAGGGACGTCGTGAGTTAGCACCTCTGCATCTATGACATAGCACTCGCTTTCTTGGCTGGCTTTGTACATTGTCTGTATAAAAGAGCATGCAAGGCAAATGTTAGGGTGGTCAGAACAAGGCTTTGATAGTTAGGCACCTTCACTAGCACTTGACAAAAACAGCTCTACCACAAACAGGAGACTGTGCCCATGCCCAGGCCAAATCTCTGCAATTTCTCCTTAAACAACTCGCCTTTGGGCTGGCCTACTCAAGGTACCCAAGTGTCTCACTCAGATGTTTCCAAGGACATACTTCAAAAGGGGCATTCAGTTCCAGCAGCTGAATCCCCGTTTTTTTTGTCTCAGACATGCAGTTACACTGTCACATGAGGACTGATTCTGTGGGACCTCTTCTCACTGAACTAAAGTCTGGCTTGCCAGAGAGCAACCTGACCTAAAATGAGAGCTGAGCCCGCTTTCAGCAGAGGCACTTTCTAACTTGAATTACCCTGATTCTAAACACTGTAAGAGCACGTCagtcatttctttaaaaaaatgaagacatgaTGAACATGAAGAGGAGCAAGCTCAAGACAAGAAAGCAAACCACAGACCTGTTCCTACAAAGCATACCCCTGCTGCCCATTCACATACCTGCGTCTCAGTGACAGTGGCAGTTTTGGGGGCCAAAGGGTTGGTGAGTGTAATGGTATAAAGGATCACTCTGGTCTGAttgccattttcttccttcttccaggGATGAAAGATAATATCTGAGAGGAGAAAACAATATTCCATCAAAGTAACTTAAAACAACCTCAGGTCAGTTCTCTAGTAAAAGCATAACCAAGCTGAGGAGAGTATTTCCTGCCCTCTAGGGAGCTTGGCTGCAGAAGTGCAGAAGCTCAACTGAGTGTGAAGGAAAGGTCTCCTGTACTAAACGTGGTCACTGCAGGGATGAGGTGCATCCCCTGCCAAGATGTGATGGGAGTATCTCTGCCTGAGGCTGCTTTCTGATGGCTTTGCCTTGACTTGACAGAATCCTGCAAGTCTGCTACTCAGAGGGCtaagcagagcagctgcagagagcctcACTGTAGTATGGCTTCAGACTGAGATATGCCTGAGGAATTAGAAATGTGGGGAGAATTTTCCCCTCTCTCAGCatatggaaagagagagaggctAAGGCCATCGTTCCTTTTGCAAACCTGCAGTTACAGGGAAAGGAGGACTGCAGGATGCCCAGGAACACTCTTTGCATCATAAACTACACAGTCTGTGCCAGTGTCTGGAGTAGAGCTAGAAGAGCTTTTCCCACAGAATGTTAAGCCTCAAACACAAGATCAGGCCTTACCTGGTGTTAAGATAGAGAATCTGATTCTTCCACAAACTTACATAGGGCTCTTAAAAATACACCCCAATAGCCAAACTAGGCTGGCTCTACCTGCTTTTGATTACTGTCAGTACAGGTAGGTGCGGCCCCAAGACCTCACAATATTACCCAATCCCTCTACCATCAGCTGAAGTCGCACCTCCAAGGCATGTGCTCAAGAACTAGAAGCtgagccctgctctgtgccccaCAGGGAACATGACCTCTGTCAGCGACTGGGCTTTGCCACCGGCAGCTTACCAGAGAACCGACGCTGTTCCATGAAGTCCCTCTGGAACTGAGAGTCCGTGAAAAGCAAGTCGTACAGCTTGTCCACGCTGAAGTTGAACACTTCGTTCACGTACTGACGGCCATTCAAATCCTCGTAAAAGGCCTGGACTTCACCTGTGGGGAAACAGGCCCACAAGCCCCAGGCATGATTCTCTGTGCCAACCTCCCAGGCTGTGCTTTTACAGTCCAGGACagtattttacagtattttactTTGTGAAGAGGAACCCAAAGGAAGTGCTTCTATCCCTTTCCCACCACTGATCCCAGGACAATAGCTGGAACATCAGGTGGGGTAATTAACTACATGGCATTATTTTAGGAACAACCTTCCAAATATCCCACAGATTCACTTTCTGCAGCCCAGGCCAAGAATTCTTTGCATCTTCTGAACTCTTAAGGTCCAGAAAAAGAATTCAGTATTTGCTGCCCCAGGCCCTCACTGAAAGAGACAGGGCAAAACACAACACCAATGGAAGGGTTCATCCCTGCACACCTTCATCATGGGTCTCAGACGAGTCGCTGAGCTCCGTGGGAATGTCTTCATTGTCATTGAAGTCCAAGGAAGGGGAGTTCACAGGAGCAATGATCTCTATCTTCTCTCCCATGATATTTGCAATGCCGAGGTCTTTTTCCACAGGACTCTCTGCtactgcctcctcctcttctggtAGCACCCCATCAAACTGCAGCAAGCACAGAACATAATGAGGGCAAGACCAGCACCTAGAAACTGGTGGTTATTCCTGAGAACTATTTCCATCTGTGGGCCAATTTTCATACCTTTGAACATCTGGCCTCAACATGACTGGAAATTAAATGATGGAGAGGTGGCAGCTTACCATACAGTATTTGGAAAACACATGGACATGGACATATTAGACCACTTCCTCTCAAAAACATATAGAGTTCAAGCTTGGGACATATgcaaggctttttgtttgttcagacAAGCACACAAACAATACAGGTTTTGTCCCAGACAAAAACActaagcaaaaccaaacactaTACAGCTAGGAAAATCTGAGTTCAGGTTATATTTCAACAAGGTCTGCTCTGCCATAGTACCATGAAGGTGCACATGGCTTCCTAGGGAACGACCGGAGCCAGAGGAGGAATTACAACCCCTTTATCTTCAGTGCtccatttcttttaatctaAAACTGCACATGGGAAAATACCCTTGCTGCTGAGAATCCTAATGCACTGACTTTTAGGTCAGGCATGCTTTACTTACTTTTCCTTTGGCTAATGCCATGCCCTCAAACATTACTAACAGGACCATGGTCAGCTGCAGTGGAAGAGGAGCTGTAGGGCAGTCACCTTGTACATTCAAGCACTGCCAGCAAAATCCCCGTGAAAAGGATTCCAGATGCCACTGCAGTGGAGGAAGGACACTTACCGAGGCTGGTGCTTCGCTGCTTCCTGTAGATGTCAATGTGCTGGCAGTGACAGATTTCTTTGGCAGCTGAGGGCTAGCTTCTGGCTTGGCCTCCATGCTGCTCTTTGAGGAGCTGTCATTGACTTCATTCTCTTCCACAGGGATTTCTTCACAGTAGCTGAGACGCCACAGAGAACACAGGTTTTTATGTTTACCCCTCTCAGTACAGCTACAGCTGGACACACAGAGCAAGTAAGAATATTTCTATGCGGTTTCCAGTCTGACCGGAATCAGAAACGGCTCAGTGCAGAAGAGATCAAGCCCAAACTTTTCAAGTATTTATACATAGACTGGCAAGCATCAGCACTTGTTGACCATGTAACACGCTGACTGGCCCAGTGAATGGAACATTTTGGCATTTGAAGAATTGCTCATCTACTTCAAGTAGAGAGGCAACCATTTCAGTTCCTACTGatttccatgaggaaatggtacACTTTCAGCTTTTTAGCCCTTAATTCCTAAGGCCAAATATTTGCCCAGAACCCAAAATCTCTCACCAGGAACGAATTGCAGTTTGAGGTATGCCAATATATAAGGACTCTTGTTCTCCTGAGGCCATCTTTTCTTCATCACAAGCAGATTTCACTCCTCCTCACTCACCCCATTGTGTTGAAGTCATCATCAGGAGGCACGTAATCTTCATCATCGCTGGTCAGACCTAGCTCGTTCCCATAACACTGGTGGACAAAGTGCCAGAGCTCTTTCGGACAGAGAGGCTAAAagagggagcagagcacagggtaCGTTTTCACCTGAGAAGACTAAAAGATAATGAATATGCCACACTTCATACTTACACTGGATCCCACACTGCAAGTGTTAATTCAGTATTGCCTAAACAATTTTCATGTTTGA
It contains:
- the GRAMD1B gene encoding protein Aster-B isoform X9 — protein: MKGFKLACTASNSNRSTPACSPILRKRSRSPTPQDSQGDTMVEKGSDHSSDKSPSTPEQGVQRSCSSQSGRSGAKNSKSHKRLSKKSQSWYNHERQYIRRALCYLQVLSPTYKQRNEDFRKLFKHLPDTERLIVDYSCALQRDILLQGRLYLSENWICFYSNIFRWETLLTVRLKDICSMTKEKTARLIPNAIQVCTDTEKHFFTSFGARDRTYMMMFRLWQNALLDKPLCPKELWHFVHQCYGNELGLTSDDEDYVPPDDDFNTMGCSCTERGKHKNLCSLWRLSYCEEIPVEENEVNDSSSKSSMEAKPEASPQLPKKSVTASTLTSTGSSEAPASFDGVLPEEEEAVAESPVEKDLGIANIMGEKIEIIAPVNSPSLDFNDNEDIPTELSDSSETHDEGEVQAFYEDLNGRQYVNEVFNFSVDKLYDLLFTDSQFQRDFMEQRRFSDIIFHPWKKEENGNQTRVILYTITLTNPLAPKTATVTETQTMYKASQESECYVIDAEVLTHDVPYHDYFYTINRYTLTRVARNKSRLRVSTELRYRKQPWGLVKSFIEKNFWSGLEDYFRHLESELTKTESTYLAEVHRQSPKEKVSKQSTVRRRKRAHAHLRVPHLEEVLSPVTTPTDEEVAHRIKHVAGSTQTRHIPEESPSGFHLQSVSKLLLVISFVICFSLVLLVILNMMLFYKLWMLEYTTQTLTAWQGLRLQERLPQSQTEWAQLLESQQKYHDSELQKWREIIKSSVMLLDQMKDSLINLQNGIGSRDFGSDPEEKRKRFH
- the GRAMD1B gene encoding protein Aster-B isoform X10, which translates into the protein MRCANRWRCEPLALRLPSPRQAEGLSRGCSTASNSNRSTPACSPILRKRSRSPTPQDSQGDTMVEKGSDHSSDKSPSTPEQGVQRSCSSQSGRSGAKNSKSHKRLSKKSQSWYNHERQYIRRALCYLQVLSPTYKQRNEDFRKLFKHLPDTERLIVDYSCALQRDILLQGRLYLSENWICFYSNIFRWETLLTVRLKDICSMTKEKTARLIPNAIQVCTDTEKHFFTSFGARDRTYMMMFRLWQNALLDKPLCPKELWHFVHQCYGNELGLTSDDEDYVPPDDDFNTMGCSCTERGKHKNLCSLWRLSYCEEIPVEENEVNDSSSKSSMEAKPEASPQLPKKSVTASTLTSTGSSEAPASFDGVLPEEEEAVAESPVEKDLGIANIMGEKIEIIAPVNSPSLDFNDNEDIPTELSDSSETHDEGEVQAFYEDLNGRQYVNEVFNFSVDKLYDLLFTDSQFQRDFMEQRRFSDIIFHPWKKEENGNQTRVILYTITLTNPLAPKTATVTETQTMYKASQESECYVIDAEVLTHDVPYHDYFYTINRYTLTRVARNKSRLRVSTELRYRKQPWGLVKSFIEKNFWSGLEDYFRHLESELTKTESTYLAEVHRQSPKEKVSKQSTVRRRKRAHAHLRVPHLEEVLSPVTTPTDEEVAHRIKHVAGSTQTRHIPEESPSGFHLQSVSKLLLVISFVICFSLVLLVILNMMLFYKLWMLEYTTQTLTAWQGLRLQERLPQSQTEWAQLLESQQKYHDSELQKWREIIKSSVMLLDQMKDSLINLQNGIGSRDFGSDPEEKRKRFH
- the GRAMD1B gene encoding protein Aster-B isoform X3 gives rise to the protein MPAANMTETLQLPALQVPEQQVVEGGRAWSSSSTPTLRRKRFKMRRMKNVQEQSLEASRYQDSPSSSKEYLQLPSIEITPSSDEDTPWSNCSTPSASPRRKRFLLRRWLRVREKKEYSESSSQQSSQQSSHDDDSSRFLSPHMRDDSTASNSNRSTPACSPILRKRSRSPTPQDSQGDTMVEKGSDHSSDKSPSTPEQGVQRSCSSQSGRSGAKNSKKSQSWYNALCYLQVLSPTYKQRNEDFRKLFKHLPDTERLIVDYSCALQRDILLQGRLYLSENWICFYSNIFRWETLLTVRLKDICSMTKEKTARLIPNAIQVCTDTEKHFFTSFGARDRTYMMMFRLWQNALLDKPLCPKELWHFVHQCYGNELGLTSDDEDYVPPDDDFNTMGCSCTERGKHKNLCSLWRLSYCEEIPVEENEVNDSSSKSSMEAKPEASPQLPKKSVTASTLTSTGSSEAPASFDGVLPEEEEAVAESPVEKDLGIANIMGEKIEIIAPVNSPSLDFNDNEDIPTELSDSSETHDEGEVQAFYEDLNGRQYVNEVFNFSVDKLYDLLFTDSQFQRDFMEQRRFSDIIFHPWKKEENGNQTRVILYTITLTNPLAPKTATVTETQTMYKASQESECYVIDAEVLTHDVPYHDYFYTINRYTLTRVARNKSRLRVSTELRYRKQPWGLVKSFIEKNFWSGLEDYFRHLESELTKTESTYLAEVHRQSPKEKVSKQSTVRRRKRAHAHLRVPHLEEVLSPVTTPTDEEVAHRIKHVAGSTQTRHIPEESPSGFHLQSVSKLLLVISFVICFSLVLLVILNMMLFYKLWMLEYTTQTLTAWQGLRLQERLPQSQTEWAQLLESQQKYHDSELQKWREIIKSSVMLLDQMKDSLINLQNGIGSRDFGSDPEEKRKRFH
- the GRAMD1B gene encoding protein Aster-B isoform X1 encodes the protein MPAANMTETLQLPALQVPEQQVVEGGRAWSSSSTPTLRRKRFKMRRMKNVQEQSLEASRYQDSPSSSKEYLQLPSIEITPSSDEDTPWSNCSTPSASPRRKRFLLRRWLRVREKKEYSESSSQQSSQQSSHDDDSSRFLSPHMRDDSTASNSNRSTPACSPILRKRSRSPTPQDSQGDTMVEKGSDHSSDKSPSTPEQGVQRSCSSQSGRSGAKNSKSHKRLSKKSQSWYNALCYLQVLSPTYKQRNEDFRKLFKHLPDTERLIVDYSCALQRDILLQGRLYLSENWICFYSNIFRWETLLTVRLKDICSMTKEKTARLIPNAIQVCTDTEKHFFTSFGARDRTYMMMFRLWQNALLDKPLCPKELWHFVHQCYGNELGLTSDDEDYVPPDDDFNTMGCSCTERGKHKNLCSLWRLSYCEEIPVEENEVNDSSSKSSMEAKPEASPQLPKKSVTASTLTSTGSSEAPASFDGVLPEEEEAVAESPVEKDLGIANIMGEKIEIIAPVNSPSLDFNDNEDIPTELSDSSETHDEGEVQAFYEDLNGRQYVNEVFNFSVDKLYDLLFTDSQFQRDFMEQRRFSDIIFHPWKKEENGNQTRVILYTITLTNPLAPKTATVTETQTMYKASQESECYVIDAEVLTHDVPYHDYFYTINRYTLTRVARNKSRLRVSTELRYRKQPWGLVKSFIEKNFWSGLEDYFRHLESELTKTESTYLAEVHRQSPKEKVSKQSTVRRRKRAHAHLRVPHLEEVLSPVTTPTDEEVAHRIKHVAGSTQTRHIPEESPSGFHLQSVSKLLLVISFVICFSLVLLVILNMMLFYKLWMLEYTTQTLTAWQGLRLQERLPQSQTEWAQLLESQQKYHDSELQKWREIIKSSVMLLDQMKDSLINLQNGIGSRDFGSDPEEKRKRFH
- the GRAMD1B gene encoding protein Aster-B isoform X8 yields the protein MPAANMTETLQLPALQVPEQQVVEGGRAWSSSSTPTLRRKRFKMRRMKNVQEQSLEASRYQDSPSSSKEYLQLPSIEITPSSDEDTPWSNCSTPSASPRRKRFLLRRWLRVREKKEYSESSSQQSSQQSSHDDDSSRFLSPHMRDDSTASNSNRSTPACSPILRKRSRSPTPQDSQGDTMVEKGSDHSSDKSPSTPEQGVQRSCSSQSGRSGAKNSKKSQSWYNVLSPTYKQRNEDFRKLFKHLPDTERLIVDYSCALQRDILLQGRLYLSENWICFYSNIFRWETLLTVRLKDICSMTKEKTARLIPNAIQVCTDTEKHFFTSFGARDRTYMMMFRLWQNALLDKPLCPKELWHFVHQCYGNELGLTSDDEDYVPPDDDFNTMGYCEEIPVEENEVNDSSSKSSMEAKPEASPQLPKKSVTASTLTSTGSSEAPASFDGVLPEEEEAVAESPVEKDLGIANIMGEKIEIIAPVNSPSLDFNDNEDIPTELSDSSETHDEGEVQAFYEDLNGRQYVNEVFNFSVDKLYDLLFTDSQFQRDFMEQRRFSDIIFHPWKKEENGNQTRVILYTITLTNPLAPKTATVTETQTMYKASQESECYVIDAEVLTHDVPYHDYFYTINRYTLTRVARNKSRLRVSTELRYRKQPWGLVKSFIEKNFWSGLEDYFRHLESELTKTESTYLAEVHRQSPKEKVSKQSTVRRRKRAHAHLRVPHLEEVLSPVTTPTDEEVAHRIKHVAGSTQTRHIPEESPSGFHLQSVSKLLLVISFVLVLLVILNMMLFYKLWMLEYTTQTLTAWQGLRLQERLPQSQTEWAQLLESQQKYHDSELQKWREIIKSSVMLLDQMKDSLINLQNGIGSRDFGSDPEEKRKRFH
- the GRAMD1B gene encoding protein Aster-B isoform X12, producing MTVTAKQKTWRRLIWRQQSTASNSNRSTPACSPILRKRSRSPTPQDSQGDTMVEKGSDHSSDKSPSTPEQGVQRSCSSQSGRSGAKNSKSHKRLSKKSQSWYNHERQYIRRALCYLQVLSPTYKQRNEDFRKLFKHLPDTERLIVDYSCALQRDILLQGRLYLSENWICFYSNIFRWETLLTVRLKDICSMTKEKTARLIPNAIQVCTDTEKHFFTSFGARDRTYMMMFRLWQNALLDKPLCPKELWHFVHQCYGNELGLTSDDEDYVPPDDDFNTMGCSCTERGKHKNLCSLWRLSYCEEIPVEENEVNDSSSKSSMEAKPEASPQLPKKSVTASTLTSTGSSEAPASFDGVLPEEEEAVAESPVEKDLGIANIMGEKIEIIAPVNSPSLDFNDNEDIPTELSDSSETHDEGEVQAFYEDLNGRQYVNEVFNFSVDKLYDLLFTDSQFQRDFMEQRRFSDIIFHPWKKEENGNQTRVILYTITLTNPLAPKTATVTETQTMYKASQESECYVIDAEVLTHDVPYHDYFYTINRYTLTRVARNKSRLRVSTELRYRKQPWGLVKSFIEKNFWSGLEDYFRHLESELTKTESTYLAEVHRQSPKEKVSKQSTVRRRKRAHAHLRVPHLEEVLSPVTTPTDEEVAHRIKHVAGSTQTRHIPEESPSGFHLQSVSKLLLVISFVICFSLVLLVILNMMLFYKLWMLEYTTQTLTAWQGLRLQERLPQSQTEWAQLLESQQKYHDSELQKWREIIKSSVMLLDQMKDSLINLQNGIGSRDFGSDPEEKRKRFH